In Desulfobacter hydrogenophilus, the genomic stretch TTAGCGGAATAAAAGCAGGCTTGAAATTATTCGCCGATTAGGCCTTGCCGCAGAATACGAAGATAGCTATTGTTTGCGACGCAACCGATCAATCACCTCAATGATGGTCGCTATGTCTTCATAATTAGATTTTTGCCCTTTGATGAATCCCGTGGCGCCGGGTTTAAATGCGCTTAAGACAGAGGACGATTTGAGATTTAATAATGCTGTTTCAAGCCGATTTTTCAGGCTCAGATCAAAATTTTTTCGAACCACGATAACAAAGTCATAAAACGGTTCGCTTTTATGCAAAATTTTAAGATAATTCGGATACTGAAGATACACACTCTCCTTGATACCACCGGCGTCATATTTTCCCAGGATCACATTTTTGGCCACCTGGTCGTGTTTACCTAAAAAATTATAATTTCCCAATCTTGATAACACTTTGTGCGTATGAAGGATATGTGCCGGCACGTAAAAAGAGAGCGTCGAATAAGGAGAGCCAAAGGCAAATTTCTTTTGAGCTAACTCGGTGATATCCGTTATTTCAGAATCTTTCCTGACAACGATCACGCTGTTAAAATAAGGGGTTCCATCTGAAACCAAGGTTGCGACAATCTCCACACGATCCTTGATTTTCACATAGGGTGCGGGGCCGATGAACCCCATGTCAAGATCGCCATTGACAAGTTTGTCCATGATCTCTTTGTAATCCCTGCCCAATTTGAGAGAGATCCGGTCGTTCAAACAATTTGAAAGATAGACCGTTATGGGTGCCATTCTTTGAGTAAGCACAACCGGATCAATTATGGATATTACGCCAAACTTGATCTGGGACATAGCATTCAGCGTAAAAGTCTGATATATGATGACAATTATAGTTAATATTTTAAGAACCTTCATAAATTATTCCTGTATAATATGCGAAATACACAATATGTATTTATAGCGGTGATTGTCCTCTTGTCGCTATTGGCCGTACATAATGCCAGAAAGAATGCTGCCATCTATTTTATTGATGATCATTCTAACAGAATCAATTTAAGCTGATTATAACGGATTTGGGGGACCCGTCCGTAAGCCTCCCAATGAACCCGAAATCAAAAGGTTCTGAAGCCAGTTTTCGTGGTACTGAAATCCGTTAATTCTTTCAAAAGAACTCACATGGCCTTTGTGCTTTACCGTCCATGGATTGAGCGGGGCAAAATTTTGGATAAGCGCCCAGGCACGTATGCTGAGATTGGCAGATTTCATAGTGCCGTGAAAATATTTGGTACTGAATAAATGACGATCCATCCGTTGCATCAGCCGGTCAACCATGTTGCTCGTTCTATGTGCGCCAGGAAAATCATAGGCTTGGGAAAACTGTGGAAGATTATCCCTAAGCTTCTTGATTTTAACTGAAATGACGTCTGGAACTTCATTCTCCGTATTTCGACACCATTCGGAAAGCCTCCGAACTCTTTGTGAGAATGATCTTTTGGACTCTGCCCTGAAGCAATCCCATAATCTGGTAGCCGCATCCAGGAAATGCTCCTTGTATTTTTTGCGTGAGCGATCACGTATGCCAATAAAAATGTGCAAAAAGCAGGATAGCACGGCTATCTTGGGAAACAGCTTTTTCCAGGCCTTCTGCGTTGACCGCCATCCGTCGGTATTGACAGTATCCGGCTGATATTCCGGATTAATGCATTCAGCCTCCTCTTTAAAAACACCGTATGCTTTTTGAAGATCTTTACCGGATGCTGTTTCCGAAACACTGGCTCCTAAAATACAGTTATTTCCGACCGTCGTGGCAATATAGGTCTTTTCTCCCAAAAGGCGGGTATGTTTTTCATCAGCAGAAAGGTGCTGGGGTAATTTCTCTGGGGACTTGATAGTGGTTCCTACGAGGCTGTACCGGCCAATAGTTGCTTCAAGACGATACCAATACATGGGATTTTTCCCGAAACAGTGGCTCAGAGCCCAAAATGGAACAGCAAACTTACGCAAAAATAACGGTTTTTCAACATCTTTCACAAATCCAGTCATATACGGCATGGCAAAAGACGGCCTTATTGTGTAACTGACACCAGCTATGACTATCCTTCTGATTTTTAATTTCAGTTTTTTTGAGACTCTGATCTCCTTCATTGTGTATCCGCAGGCGATTTCAGGCGGAAAAATAT encodes the following:
- the phnD gene encoding phosphate/phosphite/phosphonate ABC transporter substrate-binding protein; the encoded protein is MKVLKILTIIVIIYQTFTLNAMSQIKFGVISIIDPVVLTQRMAPITVYLSNCLNDRISLKLGRDYKEIMDKLVNGDLDMGFIGPAPYVKIKDRVEIVATLVSDGTPYFNSVIVVRKDSEITDITELAQKKFAFGSPYSTLSFYVPAHILHTHKVLSRLGNYNFLGKHDQVAKNVILGKYDAGGIKESVYLQYPNYLKILHKSEPFYDFVIVVRKNFDLSLKNRLETALLNLKSSSVLSAFKPGATGFIKGQKSNYEDIATIIEVIDRLRRKQ
- a CDS encoding transposase yields the protein MVIKEHPNIFPPEIACGYTMKEIRVSKKLKLKIRRIVIAGVSYTIRPSFAMPYMTGFVKDVEKPLFLRKFAVPFWALSHCFGKNPMYWYRLEATIGRYSLVGTTIKSPEKLPQHLSADEKHTRLLGEKTYIATTVGNNCILGASVSETASGKDLQKAYGVFKEEAECINPEYQPDTVNTDGWRSTQKAWKKLFPKIAVLSCFLHIFIGIRDRSRKKYKEHFLDAATRLWDCFRAESKRSFSQRVRRLSEWCRNTENEVPDVISVKIKKLRDNLPQFSQAYDFPGAHRTSNMVDRLMQRMDRHLFSTKYFHGTMKSANLSIRAWALIQNFAPLNPWTVKHKGHVSSFERINGFQYHENWLQNLLISGSLGGLRTGPPNPL